In Rhizoctonia solani chromosome 7, complete sequence, one DNA window encodes the following:
- a CDS encoding RNA recognition motif protein, producing the protein MRNSTSWKDILAKSSEEANLVAQQPVAQEETPLQPRHMHDSYTQVELPFSSNPALLEQFTNAGGAYKHVLGPSVPDVLSGEPISRGFYLVTASVDRQPSDIRLSGQVIHVGNSSIECVVRMEQLSEHGRGEKTVMLGRFSMVARDAITHKARAVNPLVLSTREEQALFKFGEGNGQGSEAQLLHAAFLKYSGLFDSGSTKKVKGEVEPVWMEDTRLEKTLMMFPQKRNVHSKVFGGYLMRLAYEIGYTNAYMFTRAPLRFLSLDGIAFKKPVPIGSILRLTSHISHTTSNAEFTAVAHVQVQAEVIDPATGESNLTNTFRFTWSIIANMSVHGDDDLYADLYGNDDYAAAEEEILGNNKSNTGSGEKSDQPPVDPPQTSNTDSAPAKSVTSAVTAAQVPTPSTSKPVEPSVQPRQTPALIPQIGSSIATYTSDEGTTLPPDYGSGAYGNVGEPIQSYDSQNERQSNNGSNYNDSNQAGAGGYNNQSDQQKQGGYMNGAVYESSNQGAYGAGQRGSGGGYGGFNAAGGGGRRFDSVRPSEMKDEGYFSQFGKVDACTIMRDASGRSRGFAFLTFEDPAAVNAVMVREHFLDGKIIDPKRAIPRTEHARTQKLFVGGLASTVTSESMRNFFSQYGKVIDANVMVDRDSSRSKGFGFVTFEDQDGVDKLLQLGPLELDGKLMDIKLAQPRGTYQRNEGFNNQGNDGAYNNYNNRQQGNTPFDPQAMAALYARVQMINQNQGGMGMGMNGMGGMGGMGGMGGMSGMGGMGMGMGGANGGFNGGMMGNGGGMGGANGMMGNRGQGGGNMMAGVPRGPAAMRGGMAQAQGQNQGGGGGGMGPNRYNTKGQHNYRPY; encoded by the exons CAAGCAACCCCGCCTTGTTGGAACAATTTACGAATGCAGGCGGAG CGTATAAACATGTTCTGGGACCGAGCGTACCGGATGTTCTTTCAGGGGAGCCTATCAGTCGCGGATTTTATCTGGTCACCGCCTCGGTTGACAG GCAGCCTTCCGATATTCGGCTTTCTGGACAAGTTATCCATGTTGGAAATAGTAGTATCGAATGTGTTGTGAGGATGGAGCAACTGTCTGAACATGGACGGGGCGAGAAAACGGTTATGCTTG GTCGATTTTCAATGGTCGCTCGTGATGCTATTACGCATAAAGCCCGTGCTGTGAATCCGCTGGTTTTGTCCACTCGCGAAGAACAGGCGCTGTTCAAGTTTGGCGAAGGCAA CGGCCAGGGCTC AGAAGCTCAGCTTCTCCATGCGGCTTTTCTCAAGTACTCGGGGTTATTCGATAGTGGAAGTACAAA GAAAGTCAAGGGAGAGGTGGAACCCGTCTGGATGGAGGATACTCGCCTGGAAAAGACACTTATGATGTTCCCTCAGAAACGAAA TGTTCATTCCAAAGTATTTGGTGGTTATCTTATGAG GCTAGCATACGAG ATAGGGTACACCAATGCATACATGTTTACTCGTGCGCCTCTCCGTTTTCTGTCACTCGACGGGATAGCTTTCAAGAAGCCGGTTCCAATTGGTTCAATTCTTAGATTGACATCTCATATTTCCCACACGACATCCAACGCGGAATTTACTGCGGTTGCC CATGTTCAAGTTCAAGCAGAGGTCATTGACCCGGCAACAGGGGAAAGTAATTTGACAAACACGTTCAGGTTCACTTGG TCTATCATAGCAAATATG TCCGTTCACGGCGACGATGATCTTTACGCTG ACCTTTACGGCAATGATGACTATGCTGCGGCCGAGGAAGAGATACTAGGCAACAACAAGTCAAACACTGGATCTGGAGAGAAAAGCGACCAGCCACCGGTTGACCCGCCTCAGACTTCTAATACTGACTCAGCACCAGCTAAAAGCGTGACTTCCGCAGTGACCGCAGCTCAGGTTCCTACACCTTCGACCTCGAAACCTGTTGAACCTAGTGTCCAGCCTCGACAGACTCCTGCGCTGATACCTCAGATTGGCTCCTCGATTGCGACATACACGTCAGACGAAGGGACCACCCTTCCCCCTGACTACGGCTCTGGTGCATATGGAAATGTCGGCGAACCCATCCAGTCTTACGACTCTCAAAACGAACGACAGTCCAACAATGGCTCCAACTACAACGATTCGAACCAAGCAGGTGCTGGCGGATACAACAACCAATCTGATCAACAGAAACAAGGAGGCTATATGAACGGTGCTGTATACGAATCATCTAATCAAGGTGCATATGGCGCGGGTCAACGCGGCAGCGGTGGCGGCTATGGGGGCTTCAATGCtgctggaggtggaggacGAAGGTTTGACAGTGTTCGACCGAGTGAAATGAAAGATGAGGG CTacttttcccaatttggcAAAGTGGATGCATGTACCATTATGCGAGACGCGTCAGGTCGCTCCCGCGGCTTTGCGTTCTTGACTTTCGAAGATCCAGCTGCTGTAAACGCAGTGATGGTGAGAGAGCACTTCCTTGATGGCAAAATA ATCGACCCCAAGCGGGCTATTCCTAGAACAGAGCATGCCCGCACTCAAAAACTGTTTGTTGGAGGTCTAGCATCGACTGTTACGTCTGAATCCATGCGCAACTTCTTTTCCCA ATACGGTAAAGTGATCGACGCGAACGTGATGGTTGACCGTGACTCGAGTCGAAGCAAGGGCTTTGGCTTCGTCACGTTCGAAGACCAAGATGGAGTGGACAAATTACTTCAACTCGGTCCACTCGAGTTGGATGGCAAACTC ATGGATATTAAGCTCGCCCAACCCCGAGGGACCTACCAACGCAACGAAGGATTCAACAACCAGGGTAACGATGgagcctacaacaactacaACAATCGCCAGCAAGGTAATACTCCATTCGATCCCCAAGCGATGGCAGCTCTTTATGCTCGAGTCCAAATGATCAACCAAAACCAAGGTGGAATGGGCATGGGTATGAATGGAATGGGCGGCATGGGTGGCATGGGCGGCATGGGAGGTATGAGCGGTATGGGCGGTATGGGAATGGGCATGGGTGGTGCTAATGGTGGGTTCAACGGCGGCATGATGGGCAACGGCGGTGGAATGGGTGGTGCCAACGGCATGATGGGTAACAGGGGTCAAGGCGGCGGAAACATGATGGCCGGTGTTCCGCGCGGGCCTGCTGCCATGCGAGGCGGGATGGCACAAGCCCAGGGGCAaaaccaaggaggagggggaggagggaTGGGCCCGAACAGGTACAATACCAAGGGACAGCACAACTACCGTCCGTActga
- a CDS encoding Zinc finger, ZZ type protein, giving the protein MGLFDFLPGKEKPSEHATNRPAESSSSGAPPAADLDAPPAYHSINGHSIKTSAAHDAAAAYNHIHQGDNEDPAIWSCRGCGVTNAPVRYKCILCRSFSLCFECHKNPTEHHTKHAPHNFALVTSAEGIWACDGCGTRDAPLRAKCRSCPDSDLCLDCFTGRGVANVHPAHPREEDFTWALYSDAVWECEGCGSKNGDLAFKCRSCRDLSLCPKCFGSVEKHHKLHSSQSDYMPVISLNRWWKCESCGTPQEKLIEKKRASVRWDCKHCENDSLCSKCFEKVDKKHKKHPRSEDFAAVFYLDMCVE; this is encoded by the exons ATGGGACTTTTTGATTTTTTGCCTGGAAAAGAGAAGCCCTCTGAGCATGCTACTAATCGTCCTGCCGAGTCGTCTTCGTCTGGTGCTCCTCCTGCTGCCGACTTGGACGCTCCCCCTGCATATCATTCAATTAACGGTCACTCAATTAAGACAAGT GCCGCCCACGATGCTGCAGCAGCTTATAACCACATACATCAAGGGGATAACGAAGACCCTGCCATTTGGTCATGCAGAGGATGTGGCGTAACCAACGCGCCAGTCCGATACAAGTGCA TATTATGCCGTAGTTTCTCCCTA TGCTTCGAATGCCACAAGAACCCAACGGAACATCACACCAAACACGCACCTCACAACTTTGCGCTCGTGACCTCGGCTGAAGGCATTTGGGCATGTGACGGGTGCGGAACACGAGACGCGCCGCTGCGAGCCAAGTGCCGGTCTTGTCCCGATTCGGATCTGTGTTTGGACTGTTTTACGGGACGAGGTGTGGCGAATGTGCATCCTGCTCATCCCCGGGAGGAAGACTTTACTTGGGCACTGTACAGTGATGCTGTGTGGGAGTGTGAAGGATGTGGATCCAAGAATGGAGATTTGGCATTCAAGTGCA GGAGCTGTCGTGATTTGAGTTTG TGCCCCAAATGCTTTGGGTCTGTTGAGAAACACCACAAACTTCACTCAAGCCAGAGTGACTACATGCCAGTCATTTCATTGAACCGTTGGTGGAAGTGTGAATCTTGCGGGACTCCGCAAGAAAAGCTAATTGAGAAGAAACGGGCGTCGGTGCGCTGGGACTGCAAGCATTGCGAGAACGATTCGTTG TGCTCGAAATGCTTTGAGAAAGTTGACAAGAAACACAAGAAGCATCCTCGCTCTGAAGATTTTGCAGCAGTATTCTACCTAGATATGTGCGTTGAATAA
- a CDS encoding RuBisCO LSMT substrate-binding protein, whose protein sequence is MWLKSKMSAKEWQGLGKGWTPLILCMMWEAAKGNGSIWEGYLGMCVPIFASIFDPLGTETMPIRFDTPMFWPITDLKTTRDEYSRYYHSPCSPIYARLVATGPIPPLASRYPLHSGAISYHGQPNLSRSFHVEEDEEEKRNQKKEPQTEVQEGEVENEQEEEKTVEDVAMVPMADMLNARYGGENAKLFYEPHVLKMVTTKAIAAGDQIWNTYGDPPNSDLLRRYGYVDEPGKGLDIVEIQGSLVVECAASYLFLSSEQQKERVGWWLEMGGDDTFTLDMTTLIPPELLSFTQLLLLSDMEWEKTQEKEKPPKPKSDSVKKCVKNALERRMEMYSTTIEEDEHQLSIGQHTLNKRHALIIRIGEKKVLKAAIGSLSEPVPKKRKAEPENGARKKGARQK, encoded by the exons ATGTGGCTCAAATCTAAAATGAGTGCTAAAGAGTGGCAAGGGCTTGGCAAAGGCTGGACACCGCTCATTCTATGCATGATGTGGGAGGCTGCAAAGGGGAATGGGAGTATTTGGGAAGGGTATCTTGGTATGTGCGTTCCCATCTTTGCATCCATATTCGACCCACTTGGAACAGAAACTATGCCTATTCGATTTGATACTCCGATGTTCTGGCCTATCACTGACCTGAAGACTACGAGGGACGAGTATAGCAGGTATTATCATTCCCCTTGTTCGCCTATTTATGCCCGTTTAG TCGCGACCGGACCTATTCCTCCCCTCGCATCTAGATACCCATTACACTCTGGAGCAATTTCATATCATGGGCAGCCGAATTTATCTCGAAGTTTTCATGtggaagaagacgaggaagagaaaaggaaccagaagaa AGAACCCCAAACTGAGGTTCAGGAAGGCGAAGTTGAGAACGAGCAGGAGGAAGAGAAGACG GTAGAAGACGTAGCAATGGTGCCCATGGCCGATATGCTGAATGCTAGGTACGGAGGGGAAAAC GCCAAATTGTTCTACGAGCCTCATGTCTTAAAGATGGTTACCACAAAAGCTATTGCCGCAGGCGACCAAATA TGGAACACATACGGAGACCCACCCAACTCGGACTTGCTGCGAAGATACGGATACGTAGATGAACCAGGAAAAGGCTTGGATATTGTTGAAATCCAAGGGAGTCTAGTAGTTGAATGCGCGGCATCCTACCTTTTTCTTTCCTCGGAGCAGCAGAAAGAACGTGTGGGTTGGTGGCTAGAAATGGGTGGTGATGA TACATTTACGCTCGACATGACCACATTAATCCCGCCTGAGCTTTTATCATTTACCCAACTTCTCCTTCTTTCTGATATGGAATGGGAGAAGACCCAAGAAAAGGAGAAGCCACCTAAACCCAAGTCGGACAGTGTGAAAAAATGCGTGAAAAATGCATTGGAAAGAAGAATGGAGATGTATTCCACTACTATTGAA GAAGATGAACACCAACTATCAATCGGACAGCATACATTGAACAAACGACACGCGCTTATAATTCGTATCGGAGAGAAAAAAGTCCTCAAAGCAGCTATAGGCTCCTTATCTGAACCGGTgccaaagaaaagaaaggcAGAGCCGGAGAATGGGGCAAGGAAAAAAGGCGCTCGTCAGAAATGA
- a CDS encoding Ataxin-3: protein MSSSTVPPDILEILPNTDLPTAVAFITTVRPYVEPYVEPLLWRGVSWVLGDAERPSDAVREVDKWKEQEAERERSVMQGLGPYIYHERQEPGSMMWAACIEFKGNYFTPPDLAQIAHELDQLEQGVQQSRDGRSTNMDDTGYFSVQVLENALKNAFGLTLIRWRSEEMRPYQAVPDTQLAFVLNLEQHWFTIRRFGHPRRKGHWFNLNSFLESPEWVGNTYLGMVLQQAEREGYSVFVVRPLDSSNPEHMLPETEADLLAETLDPGDFEGQVQRISTTRTQPTSSSSNAIEVASSSATTGFENEDMELQRALQASIAAGYGGGSIYEFPDQPPATASASVPRSSSLGLGYGGDASRSSGPPSRRTPVPAADDPPSPQFDANDPVAASAARARLRLEQMQREQTAALQGLGGGYETVELDPAAAARRREAQDRVRRAREEVRGRTSPTGDGRSLRSHGQGAGDEDLSQYSTPPSMPGGFGATGSRNYDDEDEQLQAALKASLETHAASGAPPVSVAPQSVPAPRPPVPASVPAPAPAPAAPQPPSARAGASTGVLPPSTASTSSAPTTKPAENSEDEDEDEDEEEEEEKPASKSPK from the exons ATGTCCTCGTCAACAGTGCCTCC CGATATACTCGAAATCTTGCCCAATACGGATCTCCCAACAGCAGTCGCATTTATCACGACAGTTCGGCCATACGTTGAGCCGTACGTCGAGCCGTTGTTGTGGCGAGGTGTTTCGTGGGTTCTGGGCGACGCTGAACGACCGAGTGACGCTGTACGGGAAGTTGACAAGTGGAAAGAGCAAGAGGCTGAGAGGGAGAGAAGTGTTATGCAGGGGTTAGGTCCTTATATCTACCATGAGCGG CAAGAGCCAGGGAGTATGATGTGGGCAGCATGCATTGAATTCA AAGGAAATTAT TTCACGCCTCCCGACCTAGCTCAAATCGCACACGAACTGGACCAACTCGAACAAGGCGTACAACAATCCCGTGATGGAAGGAGCACAAATATGGACGATACCG GCTACTTCTCAGTTCAAGTCCTTGAGAATGCTTTAAAGAACGCTTTCGGGTTAAC ACTTATTCGATGGAGGAGCGAAGAAATGAGGCCTTATCAGGCTGTGCCCGA CACACAATTAGCGTTTGTCCTCAACCTCGAGCAACACTGGTTCACAATCCGGCGCTTTGGCCATCCGAGGCGAAAAGGACACTGGTTTAATCTCAATTCGTTCCTTGAATCTCCTGAATGGGTAGGGAACACATATCTGGGCATGGTACTTCAGCAGGCTGAGCGAGAAG GCTACTCGGTATTCGTTGTCCGCCCACTGGATTCCTCAAACCCCGAACACATGCTGCCCGAAACCGAAGCAGACCTGCTCGCGGAAACACTCGACCCTGGAGACTTTGAAGGCCAAGTCCAACGGATCTCGACTACTCGCACTCAGCCCACATCCAGCTCCTCCAATGCGATTGAAGTGGCGTCCAGTTCCGCCACAACAGGGTTCGAGAATGAAGACATGGAGCTTCAGCGCGCGTTACAGGCTAGTATAGCAGCCGGATACGGTGGAGGATCAATATACGAATTTCCAGACCAACCACCAGCTACGGCCTCCGCCTCGGTCCCGCGGTCTTCTTCCCTGGGTCTCGGATACGGGGGCGACGCAAGTAGATCTAGCGGTCCACCATCTCGTCGGACTCCTGTTCCGGCCGCAGACGATCCACCTAGCCCCCAATTCGACGCTAACGATCCGGTAGCTGCGTCTGCTGCGCGCGCCCGACTCCGGCTGGAGCAGATGCAGAGGGAGCAGACGGCCGCGCTGCAGGGTCTTGGTGGAGGGTACGAGACTGTTGAGCTAGACCCTGCTGCTGCGGCTCGGAGAAGAGAGGCGCAGGACAGAGTACGAAGGGCTCGTGAAGAGGTTC gaggaagaacaagTCCGACGGGCGATGGAAGAAGTCTTCGATCACACGGACAGGGCGCGGGAGATGAAGACTTGTCGCAGTATAGCACTCCGCCCTCGATGCCCGGTGGGTTTGGGGCGACGGGGAGTAGGAATTACGACGATGAGGATGAGCAACTTCAGGCTGCGCTCAAGGCGAGCTTGGAAACGCATGCTGCCTCGGGTGCGCCTCCTGTTTCTGTTGCGCCACAAAGCGTGCCAGCTCCGCGCCCTCCAGTCCCGGCTTCAgttccagctccagctccagctccggCTGCACCACAACCGCCTAGTGCTCGTGCAGGTGCTAGTACCGGCGTGCTACCACCTAGCACCGCATCAACTTCTTCGGCGCCCACAACCAAGCCCGCCGAGAACAgcgaagacgaagacgaagatgaagatgaagaagaggaagaagagaaacCAGCGTCCAAGTCCCCGAAGTAG